In Pyxidicoccus xibeiensis, the genomic stretch GAGGTTCATGATCTCCCCCACCTCCTCGAGGGTGATGCCGCCCTTCTCCGCCACGTCCAGGGCGCAGGTGTGCTCCAGCTCCCAGATTTCCTTGTCCGGGAAGTTCAGCTTGATGGACCCCGTCTCCGGATTCACGTCCAGGTAGAGGTTGTGCTTGCAGGACACGAACATGCACGGCCGCGGACCGTTGACGCAGTCGGCGCGGGTGCGCGGACGCGTGTCGTCCATCTGCTTCAGCAGGTCCGCCTCTTCCGGGTCCACCTGACCGGTGAGACGCCGCCGACGCAGGTCGCGCGCCATCTCCTTGCGCGACATGGTCTTGGAGCGACGGCGCTCCTGCGCCTCGCCCGTCTCCTGGTCCCCGCCCTCCTCCTGCAGTTGCTTCACTTCCGACATGTCCCCTCCACTGAGGCCAGTCTACCCGGTTCCGGGCCGGCATCTTATTGCGAACGGATGGTTTCGTCTGCGCGTGCGGTCACGGCGCTACCCAGCCGGGACACGTCCCGTACCAGATCCTGCGCTCTTTGCCGCAGTGTTGCCAACTCCGCCTCGAGCGTACGCCGGTGCTCCCCCCCGAAGGCCCTATCCCCAAGCTCCTCCTGGAACCCATCCAATAGACCGGCCAGGTCCCGCTCCAACTGGTCGATATGATTGCGGTGGAAGACGTAGGAGCGCTTGATGTCCTCCAGCGTGTGCCCCTCCGCCATCATCTTCTTGATGACATTGATGCGGCGCACCGCCTCCACCGGGTACAGCCCCCGGCTCCCCTGATGCTTCCCCTTGCGGCCCACGCGGCGGCTGCGCGGTAGCAGCCCCGCCTGCACGTACTTGCGGAACGTCGCTTCCGACAGCCGCACGCCCCGTGGACGGAAGATCTCCAGGATGGCGCTCGCGGGCAGACCGCCCGCGTTCTCGCGCTCGATCCGGGCAATCTCCTCGGGTGCCAGCAGGTCAATCGATTCCATTGAATATAGGCTACTGAATGGAGGCCACTGAGTGCCAGAGTGGATCGTTGGAGTCAAGGCAGACTGCTACAGGCCTGGACGATGGCGGCCGATTCAGGACGCTCGAAACCGGGGGCCGGCCAGGGCCCGGCGGGTCGCGAAACGCCCTTCAGCGCGCCCGGAACGGGGCCTGGACGGGGCCAGCGCGCGCCGGCCCTTCATGAACGTTGGATGGATGACGTTTCAGCGGCCCTTGGACGCGCGGAACTCGCGGGTCACCGTGGTGCCAGAGGTGATGGTGACGTCGAACTGCTTGCCGCCGGACGGGTGCTCGAAGACGAGCTTGTAGGTGCCAGGGGGCAGCTTGTACGTGGCGCGGCCGGCGACCTCGCCCTGGCGCTTCCCGTTGAGGAAGACGGTGGCGTAGGGCGCGGCCTGCACCTGGAGCGTGCCCGTGGAGACGGCCGCGGCCCGGCCCTCCTGCGGCTCACTGGGAGCGGGCCGAGACTCTCCGGCCGCGGGCGTGGGCACGGCGGCCAGGGACTCCTCGCGCTTCAGCCCCTCGACTTCGGCCTCGGAGTCGGCGCTCGCGCGGCCCGCCGGAGTCCGCGCGTCGTTGGCGGCGGTTCCCGGGGGCGCTTCGGCGGGGGCCGAGGCCGTGGACGGAGGGGTGGCGGCGCGCTCAGTCACCGTGGTGGGAGGAGGCCCGGCGGGCGCGGGCTTCGACTGGGAGCCCATCACCGCGATGCCGCCCGCGATGGCCGCCAGGCCCAGCACGGCGGCCAGTCCCAGCGCCCAGGGACGCCGGCTCGACACGGACTTCCCGTGCGCTGCGGCGTCGGGCTCGTGGGTGGCGGGAACCTCGCGACCCGAGCGTCCGGCCTCCGCCGGCTCCGTCGACAACCCGGCGTCTTCCTGCGCGTCCGGTCCGAGCGAGGACGCCCCCTCCGGCCGGCTCGGAGTCTTCGCGTCGGTCCTCGCTCCGGAAGAAGCGTCCACCCCCTGCGCGGACACAGACGCCACACCCTCCGGACGACTCGGGAGCTTCGCGCCCGAACCACTCCCCAAGGACGACATCCGCTCCGGTCGGTTGGAGGGCCCCGCGCCCGGGCCCGTCACCACGGACGACACACCCTCCGGACGACTCGGGGGCTTCGCACCCGAGCCCGTCGCCACGGACGACACGCCCTCGGGCTGGCTCGTCCGCTTCCCGCTCCCCTCCCCTGCCTCGGGCGGGGACACGGCCGGGGTGCCCTCCGGACGACTGGAGCGGACCGCGGCGATGGGCGCGGCCACGGGCGGCATGGGCGCACGAGGCACCGGAGACGACGCCACCGCCGGCAGCGGCATCATCGGCGTGGCCATCGGCGGCAGCGGCACGGCGCCCTGCTCCGCCGCCCTGCGCGCCAGCACGAAGGTGGCCGCATTGACGTCCTCGTCGGGAGATGGCGCCACCCCGGCACCGCGTCCACCGGCGACTCCGGGCATCACCGCGGTGGGCTCGCGAGGCGCGGAGCCAGCCGCGTCCTCTCCCCGGGGCTGCGGCGCGCTCTCGACGTGGGTCCGCTCCTGCACGGCGGGCAGGGCCTGGGTGTGGCTGCTGGGAAACAGGCGCCGCATGAAGGCGCTCAGGTCCGTGTCGTCCACCGTCCTGGCGTGCTTCAGCACGCACTGGGCCAGGGCGCGCTCCAGCTCACCGGCCGTCTGGAAGCGGGCCGCCGGGTCCCTGTCCAACGCCCGCACCACGATGGCGTCCAGGTCCGCGGGCACGTCCGGGTTGAGGCGGGCCGGAGGCGCAATGGCGCTCTGCTGCACCGCGCGCAGCACCGCCACCTCGGAGTCACCGTCGAACAGCCGCCCGCCCGTGAGCATCTCCCACAGCACCACGCCCAGCGCGAAGATGTCCGTGCGCGCGTCCACGGCCTCGCCACGGGCCTGCTCCGGGGACATGTACGCGAACTTGCCCTTGAGCACGCCCGGCTGGGTCAGCACCTTCCCCGCCTTGGCGATGCCGAAGTCCGTCAGCTTCACCGCCCCGTCGTAGGACAGCAGCACGTTGTGCGGGGTGACGTCCCGGTGCACCAGGTCCAGCGGCTGCCCGTTCACCTTGACCCGGTGCGCGTAGTGCAGCCCTCGCGCCACCTCCGCGCCGATGTGCGCCACCAGCACCGGCGGCACCGGCTCCATCAGCTCCTTGCTCTTCTTGCGCAGCTCCCACAGCGAGCAGCCGCGCACGTACTCCATGGCCAGGTAGTACGTGTCCTGGTGCTTGTCGAAGTCGAAGATCTGCACCACGTTCGCGTGGTTCAGCCGCGAGGCCAGCCGCGCCTCCGCGATGAACATCCCCACGAACTCCGGGTCGCTCGCGAGGAAGACGCGGACCCGCTTGATGACGACTTCCTTCTCGAAGCCCTCCGGCCCGCGCGCCGTGCACAGGTAGATCTCCGCCATCCCGCCTTCGGCGAGCTTGCGGCGGACGACGTACTTGCCGATGTGGGTGCCGGCTTCGAGCGTCACGGGGTTTCCGGAAGAGGGCTACTCGAACTTCACGCTCACGACATTGATGTCGATGGGCTTGACCTCGATACGCCGATTGAGCGTTTGCTTGAGGTCGGGATTGAAGAACTTGCAGTCATAGGTGCCCACGCGGAGCTCCACGGCCTCGAAGGGCGTCTCCCCCAGCCGCCTCCCGCCGCACGTCACCTCCGCCCACGGCTGCACCGCGAAGCGGACCCGGGCCATGCGCCCCTCCGAGCGGGACTCGGTCCGGGCCCCGCGCTCCCGGGTGCTCGGCGCCGGGGACGCGGCGGGCCGGGCTTCCGGCTCCAGCACGAAGCGCTCCACCTGCTCGGGCCCCGCGCCCACCTTGAGGGTGCGGCTGCGTGGCTGGTGCTTCGCCGCCTCCACCCGCACCGCCACGTCCTTCCCGGGCTCCGCCTCCAGCACCACCGGCGCCGGGCCCCGCCGCTGGCCGTCCACGATGACGACGGCGTCGGCAGGCTCCGCCTCCACCCGCAGCCGCACCCGCGGGCTCGCGGCCGGCTCAGCCGCCGTGGACGCCGCGCGAGTCACCGGCGCGGGCGGCGGCATCGCCGTCACGGGCACCAGCCGCAGCAACCCGGGCGACGCCGTGCCCGTGGCGGGAACCTCCACCGTGGTCCGCAGCTCCTGGTAGCCCTCGCGCGTCACCACCACGGGGTAGCTGCCGGCCGCCAGCGGAGGCAACACCAGCGGCGTGCGCTCCACGAGCGTCCGGCCCTCGAGGACCACCGTGGCCCCCGGCGGCAGCGTCTCCAGCCGCACCGTCGCGGGCGGAGTCCGGGGCCAGGCCCACGCCAGCGTGGCAATCACCGCCACGACCACCAGCAGGCCCACGCCCACCAGCCACCCGCTCCGCCGGGGCTCGGCGGGCGCCGCCTGCTGCGCGGCCACCGCTCCCGGACGCACCGGGGCCGGGTGGGGCCGGGCCGGACGCGACATGCCCAGCGACAGCGTGGGTGCGTCCTCCTCGGCCTCGTGCTCCTGCGGCACCGACACCACCACGCGCGAGGGCCGCGCCAGCTCCGGCATCGCCAGCGTGGGCGCGTCCTCCTCCACCTCCACCGGAGGACGTGCATCCAGCCTCATCGGATGGGGCGTCACCCGCGGGGCGGCGCGCACGTCCATCACCGGCGGCGGCGTCACGCCCAGCTTCACGTCCGTCAGCGTCGCCCGTGAAGCGGCGCGTCCGTCCACCGTCGGCGCCTCCTCCTCCACGTGGAACGGCGAGGGCACCGCCCCCATCCCCGCGCGTGAGGGCCGCTCGCCCGTCGTCAGCTCCTGGGTGCGCGAGGGCCGCTCGCCGGCCGCCGGCTCCGCAGTGCGAGAGGGCCGCTCACCCCCCGTCGCATCCAGCGCGCGGCGTGCGCCCGTCTGCCTCGCGGGGGGCCGCTCCGGCTCCGGCTCAGACTCCGGCCGGCCCGCCCTGGCGGGAGCCCTGGGCCGCAGCGCGGCCGTCGCGTCCTCGGTATGCGTCGGCGGACGCAGCGCCGGCTTCAGGCCCGTGCGGCGCGCGGCGGGGTCCGGCCGCGGAGGCATGGGCGGGGCGGGCGACTCGCCGGAGTCCTCCACCACGACCTCTCCCGAGCGGGCCTCTTCCATCAGCCGCTCCGCGTACAGCTGCTTCATGAACGCGGACAGGTGCGCGGCCGAAGACGGCAGCCGGTTCGCGGTGAGCCAGTCCTCCAGCGCCAGCTGGAGGTGCACCGCCTCCTGGTAGCGGTCCGCCGGCTCCTTCGCGAGCGCCTTGAGGACGATGGCGTCCAGGTCCGCGGGCACGCGCGTCGTCACGTGCGAGGGCGGCACCACGCGGCACTCGGACACCGCCGACAGCGTCTGGATGTCCGTGGGACGCTTGAACAGGCGCGTGCCGGTGAGCAGCTCGTACAGGACGACGCCCAGCGCGAAGATGTCCGCGCGGCAGTCCACGCGCTGCCCCGCCGCCTGCTCCGGCGACATGTACGAATACTTCCCCTTCAGCACCCCGGAGCGCGTGACGGTGGCCTGGTCCGCCGCCTTGGCGATGCCGAAGTCCACCACCTTCACCCCACCCTCGAACGTCACCAGGATGTTCTGCGGGGACACGTCCCGGTGGACGATGCCCAGCGGCCGCCCGGTGGTCGGGTCCGTCCGCTTGTGCGCGTAGTCCAGCCCCGCGCACGCCTCGATGAGGATGCGGCACACCAGCGGCACCGGCAGCGGCTGGCCTGACAGCTCCGAGTGCTTCCACAGCCGCCGCACGTCCTCGCCGTGGATGTACTCCATGGCGATGAAGAACGAGTCGTCCTGCGCGCCCAGGTCGAAGATCTGCACCACGTTGGCGTGGTTGAGCCGGGCGGCGATGCGCGCCTCGTCCAGGAACATCTTGACGAAGTCGTCGTTCTCCGCGAGGTGCGGAAGGATGCGCTTGACGACCAGCAGCTTCTCGAAGCCCTCCGGGCCCTGGCGCCGCGCAAGGTAGATCTGCGCCATCCCGCCCGTGGCGAGTCGCTTCAGGAGCTGGTAGCGGCCATAGGTTTCGATGGACACGGCGAGCTGACCGCTCCCCCAGGCTGCCACCACAAGTGGCCAACGGGGTCGGGACGCGGAGAGGACCCCAGGGTAAGCGCACCGGCCAGGGGGGTCAAACGACTGTCCGCGTGAGGCGACCCGACCCGGCAGCTAGCGCCGGGCGGCCCGAACCTCGCGGGTCTCCCGCATCAGCGCTTCCAGCTCGTCCAGGTGGCGCTTCAGCACCGGCATCAGCACCGGGGCGGCATCCACCCGGTCGAACAGGTCGAGCACCCGGTCCACCCTGCGCTCGATTTCCGCCGCCCGCGTCGGGGTGATGCGCCTCAGCAGCATGTCCGCCCCGGCCTCCATCAGCACCCGCGCCACGGCGTCCCGGGAAGCGAGCGGCTCTTCTCTCCGCTGCCCTTCCCCCCGGATGACCCGCAGTCCCCCCGCTCGCACGGGCGAGCGGGCTGCGGTCATCGTCGTTCCTTCGTCATCACGGGAGCTCACCGGGTGCCTCCTCGGCAGCAGCGGGTACGACCTCAGGGTACACACCGGAAGGTCCCCTCCAATTTTCTGGTCATTCGCACAGGCAGGTGCAGACCTGTAGCACCTGGGACTGACATGACCGTCGAGGGGTGGATGGCCCGGCCATCCGGTGCGTTACACCTGCTGCCCGCCTGCCTGCCCTACAGCGAGTCGCACGAGCGGCGATAGGTGATGGCGATGCGCGCGCCCGGCGCCGGCACCACGTCGAACACGACGCTGTTGGTGGCGCCGTCGTAGCGCCAGCCGCCCGTCACCGCCGTGCCGTTCACCGTCACCACCACGCTGCCCGGCTCCGGCACCTCGCTGAGCGGGAAGCGGCTCTGCGCGGAGAAGGCCTTGTCCGCCACCGCGCGCAGCAGCGGCCGGTAGTCGGGGGCGCAGACGCTCACCACCTCGCCTCCCGTGCGCGTCGTCGCCTCCGCGTAGCGCGTGCCCGCGCCGCCCGCCGTGTCGCAGCCCTCCTCCGGAGGCGCAATCGCGTAGAAGGTGGCGCGCTGGGGCTGGTTCTCGCCCTTGAGCTGCTGCGCCCACTGCACGTACGTCTCCACCGCGTCGGGCGAGTGGTCGTCCTCGTCGCTGACGAAGAGCACCACCAGCGCGGCCTCCTCGCGGAGGAAGCCGGCGTTGCCGTCGCGCGGCAGGCTGGTGCGCGGGTCATCCACGTTGTTCACCAGGGGCCGGGACAGCGCGCGGCGCATGGCCTCGAAGCCCTCCTCCACCTCCGCGCACTTGCCCACCTGCACGTTGCGCTGCAGTTGCGCCGCCAGGTCCGGCATGGCGCTCGTGAGGATGCGGTTGAAGGTGTTGTCCGCCGGGAAGAAGCGGCCGGCCTCGCCGCCCAGAGCGCCACCCGGGCAGTTGTCGGCCGGGTTGGGCTGCGGCGCGGTCTGGATGCCGGTGGTGGTGACGGCCACGCGCAGGTTGACGTTCTTCTCCAGCGCGGTGTCCACGAACGTGGGCACCGCCTCCACCAGCCGGGTCTGCTCCACCGCCATGGAGTCCGTGTTGTCCACCACGAAGAGCACGTCCACCTTGCTCACGTCCTGCTGGACGAAGTTGTCCGTCTTCTCCACCCGCTTGGAGGACTCGCCAATCAGCGGCACCAGCAGCGGCGCCGGCAGGTCACTCGAGCTCACGTACAGCGGCGACACGTTGAGGCCCCAGACCTGGGCGAAGTACTCCACGCCCACCGTGAAGCCCTCGTTGGGCTGCAGGGTGAAGGGCAGCGGGTCCGGCACGCGCTGGAGGGCGAACTCGGAGTCCGTGGTGCCCGGGCCAATGGACACGTTGTCCACCGTCACCGGCGCGGCGCACGCGTTGAGGAAGTTCACCTCCATCGGATCGGCGGGGCAGTCGCGGCGCGCCACGCCCCAGTCCAGGTACCGGCGCGACGCCACCAGGCACGCCGCCTGCGAGTTCGCCTTCAGCGGCACCAGGATGACCGGGTTGGCCGGGTCCATCTGCTCCACCTGCAGCTCGCCGAGGAACTGGCCCCCCGCGGGAGGCGACTGGAAGCCCACCAGGAAGCTGAACCAGTCCCCGGGGTACATGATGCCGCCATACAGCTCGCCGCCCGGCAGGCTGAACACGCCGCCGCCGTCGTCACGCAGCCGGATGTTCTTCACCGGGCACAGGTCCGTGCCCCGGTTCTCCAGCTTCACGCCCAGCACCGCGCCCTGCGCCGGCGGCACCGTGCCGAAGTCCAGCGCCAGCGGGGTGACGGAGAGGTTGC encodes the following:
- a CDS encoding sigma factor-like helix-turn-helix DNA-binding protein, whose translation is MSEVKQLQEEGGDQETGEAQERRRSKTMSRKEMARDLRRRRLTGQVDPEEADLLKQMDDTRPRTRADCVNGPRPCMFVSCKHNLYLDVNPETGSIKLNFPDKEIWELEHTCALDVAEKGGITLEEVGEIMNLTRERIRQVETRGLMKLREATEAEPPVSARKP
- a CDS encoding choice-of-anchor D domain-containing protein is translated as MTGRWASVALAVVVLLAGCADRDRSSLADGRLTATPGGVDFQKVAIFDAREAEISLRNVGRARINVNEVWVEGPEGSYQAEFTHEGPHSLQPGSACTLRVRFAPPKPGALPAMLVVKSDTRIEPLLKVPLSGLGVDAWARLSPRRLDFGRIEADASKTLSLSLENPSEMPVEVTPRLVGADRDEFVLEPVTLGPGEKRDVPVTFNPVRVGRKQVALAIAPCRGCADVPVQVAAEALERAVVAEPEVVDFGAVPVDRESYRESRIRNISTEPVTVTRLALEGKDASFSQANPGFPLVLQPGEVRGFQLRYSPDHQGPAQDTALYFVESRRHPTLPVGMRGYGGAAELCVSPLSYDFGKQPLGSKTRVIVNVKNCGSSNAGALTLNTLEWQPAPGGAVQFNHTPLALPHTLQPGQEVNIAVFYEPTRTGAATGSLVMTTNAFSAATVQMDFRGQAEEHAPCNLSVTPLALDFGTVPPAQGAVLGVKLENRGTDLCPVKNIRLRDDGGGVFSLPGGELYGGIMYPGDWFSFLVGFQSPPAGGQFLGELQVEQMDPANPVILVPLKANSQAACLVASRRYLDWGVARRDCPADPMEVNFLNACAAPVTVDNVSIGPGTTDSEFALQRVPDPLPFTLQPNEGFTVGVEYFAQVWGLNVSPLYVSSSDLPAPLLVPLIGESSKRVEKTDNFVQQDVSKVDVLFVVDNTDSMAVEQTRLVEAVPTFVDTALEKNVNLRVAVTTTGIQTAPQPNPADNCPGGALGGEAGRFFPADNTFNRILTSAMPDLAAQLQRNVQVGKCAEVEEGFEAMRRALSRPLVNNVDDPRTSLPRDGNAGFLREEAALVVLFVSDEDDHSPDAVETYVQWAQQLKGENQPQRATFYAIAPPEEGCDTAGGAGTRYAEATTRTGGEVVSVCAPDYRPLLRAVADKAFSAQSRFPLSEVPEPGSVVVTVNGTAVTGGWRYDGATNSVVFDVVPAPGARIAITYRRSCDSL
- a CDS encoding serine/threonine-protein kinase — translated: MSIETYGRYQLLKRLATGGMAQIYLARRQGPEGFEKLLVVKRILPHLAENDDFVKMFLDEARIAARLNHANVVQIFDLGAQDDSFFIAMEYIHGEDVRRLWKHSELSGQPLPVPLVCRILIEACAGLDYAHKRTDPTTGRPLGIVHRDVSPQNILVTFEGGVKVVDFGIAKAADQATVTRSGVLKGKYSYMSPEQAAGQRVDCRADIFALGVVLYELLTGTRLFKRPTDIQTLSAVSECRVVPPSHVTTRVPADLDAIVLKALAKEPADRYQEAVHLQLALEDWLTANRLPSSAAHLSAFMKQLYAERLMEEARSGEVVVEDSGESPAPPMPPRPDPAARRTGLKPALRPPTHTEDATAALRPRAPARAGRPESEPEPERPPARQTGARRALDATGGERPSRTAEPAAGERPSRTQELTTGERPSRAGMGAVPSPFHVEEEAPTVDGRAASRATLTDVKLGVTPPPVMDVRAAPRVTPHPMRLDARPPVEVEEDAPTLAMPELARPSRVVVSVPQEHEAEEDAPTLSLGMSRPARPHPAPVRPGAVAAQQAAPAEPRRSGWLVGVGLLVVVAVIATLAWAWPRTPPATVRLETLPPGATVVLEGRTLVERTPLVLPPLAAGSYPVVVTREGYQELRTTVEVPATGTASPGLLRLVPVTAMPPPAPVTRAASTAAEPAASPRVRLRVEAEPADAVVIVDGQRRGPAPVVLEAEPGKDVAVRVEAAKHQPRSRTLKVGAGPEQVERFVLEPEARPAASPAPSTRERGARTESRSEGRMARVRFAVQPWAEVTCGGRRLGETPFEAVELRVGTYDCKFFNPDLKQTLNRRIEVKPIDINVVSVKFE
- a CDS encoding MerR family transcriptional regulator encodes the protein MESIDLLAPEEIARIERENAGGLPASAILEIFRPRGVRLSEATFRKYVQAGLLPRSRRVGRKGKHQGSRGLYPVEAVRRINVIKKMMAEGHTLEDIKRSYVFHRNHIDQLERDLAGLLDGFQEELGDRAFGGEHRRTLEAELATLRQRAQDLVRDVSRLGSAVTARADETIRSQ
- a CDS encoding serine/threonine-protein kinase, whose amino-acid sequence is MTLEAGTHIGKYVVRRKLAEGGMAEIYLCTARGPEGFEKEVVIKRVRVFLASDPEFVGMFIAEARLASRLNHANVVQIFDFDKHQDTYYLAMEYVRGCSLWELRKKSKELMEPVPPVLVAHIGAEVARGLHYAHRVKVNGQPLDLVHRDVTPHNVLLSYDGAVKLTDFGIAKAGKVLTQPGVLKGKFAYMSPEQARGEAVDARTDIFALGVVLWEMLTGGRLFDGDSEVAVLRAVQQSAIAPPARLNPDVPADLDAIVVRALDRDPAARFQTAGELERALAQCVLKHARTVDDTDLSAFMRRLFPSSHTQALPAVQERTHVESAPQPRGEDAAGSAPREPTAVMPGVAGGRGAGVAPSPDEDVNAATFVLARRAAEQGAVPLPPMATPMMPLPAVASSPVPRAPMPPVAAPIAAVRSSRPEGTPAVSPPEAGEGSGKRTSQPEGVSSVATGSGAKPPSRPEGVSSVVTGPGAGPSNRPERMSSLGSGSGAKLPSRPEGVASVSAQGVDASSGARTDAKTPSRPEGASSLGPDAQEDAGLSTEPAEAGRSGREVPATHEPDAAAHGKSVSSRRPWALGLAAVLGLAAIAGGIAVMGSQSKPAPAGPPPTTVTERAATPPSTASAPAEAPPGTAANDARTPAGRASADSEAEVEGLKREESLAAVPTPAAGESRPAPSEPQEGRAAAVSTGTLQVQAAPYATVFLNGKRQGEVAGRATYKLPPGTYKLVFEHPSGGKQFDVTITSGTTVTREFRASKGR